In Thermodesulfovibrio aggregans, the following proteins share a genomic window:
- a CDS encoding PA2779 family protein, with protein MVKKLLSIYLIVAILVIGTVQSLGAEVIPSEMTLNTTSNDLEKVQKFLEMKIVSQRLKDFGYSDKEIMDKLSTLDEQTLHKLALKIDEMKIAGDAGAAIILALVIIALVVLIINLTGHRVVVK; from the coding sequence ATGGTAAAAAAACTTCTTAGTATTTACTTGATCGTTGCCATCTTAGTAATTGGAACAGTTCAATCATTAGGCGCTGAAGTTATTCCTTCAGAAATGACTCTTAATACCACCAGCAACGATCTCGAAAAAGTTCAGAAATTTCTTGAGATGAAAATTGTTTCTCAGAGACTCAAAGATTTTGGTTACTCTGACAAGGAAATTATGGATAAACTCTCAACTCTTGATGAGCAAACACTGCACAAGCTTGCACTGAAAATTGATGAGATGAAAATTGCTGGAGATGCAGGTGCAGCAATAATTTTAGCTCTTGTAATCATAGCACTTGTAGTACTAATAATAAACCTTACAGGTCACAGAGTAGTTGTTAAATAA
- a CDS encoding tetratricopeptide repeat protein produces the protein MFLRLLIASFLIITGCSMPQIVVLNDPLTAEEHLQLGLSYEKKGLIDDAKKHYEEASKSDARGYLFLGNLYFNQKKYDMAEECYKKAIHKNDKLSDAYNNLAWLYYIKGERLEEAEELVKKALELEKNNPDKVKIYLDTFEKIKIKKQE, from the coding sequence ATGTTTCTAAGACTGTTAATTGCAAGCTTTCTTATAATAACAGGCTGTAGCATGCCACAAATTGTTGTTTTAAATGATCCTTTAACTGCAGAGGAACATCTTCAATTGGGACTAAGCTATGAAAAAAAAGGTCTTATTGATGATGCAAAAAAACACTATGAAGAAGCTTCAAAATCCGATGCAAGGGGATATTTATTTTTAGGGAATTTATACTTTAATCAAAAAAAGTATGATATGGCAGAGGAATGTTATAAAAAGGCTATACATAAAAACGATAAGCTCTCTGATGCTTATAATAATTTAGCATGGCTTTATTATATAAAAGGAGAAAGACTGGAAGAGGCTGAAGAATTAGTTAAAAAAGCCTTAGAGCTTGAAAAAAACAATCCAGATAAAGTTAAAATTTATCTGGATACATTTGAAAAAATTAAAATAAAAAAACAGGAGTAA
- the coaE gene encoding dephospho-CoA kinase (Dephospho-CoA kinase (CoaE) performs the final step in coenzyme A biosynthesis.), which produces MIKVGLTGNFGMGKTTVAELFRSLGAYVINTDKIVEELLNDNSVMNEIKKLFGEEAFLEGKINKKYISQIVFENPLMRIYLENILHPKVFEKIDEIIKNIPTRGEPKIVIIEAPVIFERGYQNRFDIIITVYTTEEIAIERLQKKGIPRDEAIKRLKAQFPIEMKKSKSDYVIDNSESIEKTKAQVEEIFQKLTLLERRYAGN; this is translated from the coding sequence ATGATTAAAGTCGGACTTACAGGAAACTTTGGAATGGGTAAAACTACAGTAGCTGAACTCTTCCGTAGTCTTGGTGCCTATGTAATTAATACTGACAAAATCGTCGAGGAATTACTAAATGATAATTCAGTAATGAATGAGATTAAAAAACTTTTTGGAGAGGAAGCTTTTTTAGAAGGTAAAATTAACAAAAAATACATATCTCAGATAGTCTTTGAAAATCCACTTATGAGGATATATCTTGAAAATATTCTTCATCCAAAAGTGTTTGAAAAAATTGATGAAATAATAAAAAATATTCCTACTCGAGGAGAGCCAAAAATAGTGATTATTGAAGCACCTGTTATTTTTGAGAGAGGCTATCAAAATAGATTTGATATAATTATAACTGTATATACTACTGAAGAGATAGCAATAGAGCGACTTCAGAAAAAAGGAATTCCCAGGGACGAAGCAATTAAAAGACTTAAAGCACAGTTTCCCATTGAGATGAAAAAATCAAAGTCAGATTATGTAATAGATAACTCAGAAAGTATAGAAAAAACAAAAGCACAGGTTGAAGAAATATTTCAAAAATTAACTTTACTGGAGCGCAGATATGCAGGTAATTAG
- a CDS encoding bifunctional riboflavin kinase/FAD synthetase, which yields MQVIRNIEKIDYPNPVITIGNFDGVHMGHQKIFDFVKRKAKEIKGTSVVITFNPHPIKVLYKEHPLKLITTNEDKIKLIEKCGIDITICIPFTLEFAQIEAEDFIKNILVEKFHVKWIVVGYDYRFGKARKGDKELLKKLSEKYGFRVTVLKAYRKKGKILSSTAVRNALFEGNIKEANQFLGRAYHIDGEVIKGMGRGSSILGYPTANFVPKQEIVPKIGVYAVKVTTPDLKTYRGVANIGKNPTFGDIDMSYEVHILNFRENLLGKTLRIHFIDRIRDEKKFNSPEELKGNIAKDIEEAKRIFKKDRTKLFLDF from the coding sequence ATGCAGGTAATTAGAAATATTGAAAAAATTGATTATCCAAATCCTGTTATAACAATAGGAAATTTTGATGGAGTCCATATGGGACATCAGAAAATCTTTGATTTTGTAAAAAGAAAAGCAAAAGAAATTAAGGGAACCTCAGTTGTTATAACTTTTAACCCCCATCCAATTAAAGTGCTATACAAAGAGCACCCTTTAAAACTTATTACAACCAATGAAGACAAAATCAAACTGATTGAAAAATGTGGCATAGACATTACGATTTGCATACCTTTCACCCTTGAATTTGCTCAGATAGAGGCAGAAGACTTTATAAAAAACATTCTTGTTGAAAAATTCCATGTAAAATGGATTGTTGTTGGTTATGATTACAGATTTGGAAAGGCACGAAAAGGAGACAAAGAGTTACTGAAAAAATTGAGTGAAAAATATGGATTTAGGGTTACTGTGCTTAAAGCTTATAGGAAAAAAGGAAAAATATTAAGTAGCACTGCTGTACGAAATGCTCTTTTTGAAGGTAATATTAAAGAAGCAAACCAATTTCTCGGAAGAGCCTATCACATAGATGGTGAAGTTATAAAAGGTATGGGAAGAGGCTCATCAATTCTCGGATATCCCACAGCAAACTTTGTTCCTAAACAGGAAATTGTACCAAAAATAGGAGTATATGCAGTTAAAGTTACAACCCCTGATCTAAAAACTTACAGAGGAGTTGCAAATATTGGTAAAAATCCAACTTTTGGTGATATAGATATGAGCTATGAAGTTCATATTCTTAATTTTAGAGAAAATCTGCTTGGTAAAACCTTAAGAATACACTTCATTGATAGAATTCGCGATGAAAAGAAATTTAATTCACCGGAAGAACTTAAAGGAAACATTGCTAAAGACATTGAAGAGGCAAAGAGGATTTTTAAAAAAGACAGGACAAAGCTATTTTTAGATTTTTAA
- the rimP gene encoding ribosome maturation factor RimP, with translation MNIKELKEKITEYAQEVSEQEGCELLEVEIHPGGRGLILRLFIDKEGGVTIKDCENFSRALEAILDVEDPIKGSYVLEVSSPGIDRPLKEKKDFLRNIGRNVKITTKDKIADRTFFIGKVIDAGDDWVRIEIKEAKKKGSKKEEKSELLFIPFNKILKAQVHIG, from the coding sequence ATGAATATAAAAGAACTCAAAGAAAAAATAACAGAGTATGCACAGGAAGTTAGTGAACAAGAAGGTTGTGAACTTCTTGAGGTAGAAATACATCCTGGTGGCAGAGGATTAATTTTAAGGCTCTTTATTGACAAAGAAGGAGGAGTGACTATTAAAGATTGCGAAAATTTCTCAAGAGCATTGGAAGCGATTCTTGATGTTGAAGATCCTATAAAAGGCTCTTATGTTCTTGAAGTTTCTTCTCCAGGAATTGATAGACCTCTTAAGGAAAAAAAGGACTTTTTAAGAAATATAGGAAGAAATGTAAAAATCACTACAAAGGACAAAATTGCTGATCGCACTTTCTTTATAGGAAAAGTTATTGATGCAGGCGATGATTGGGTAAGAATAGAGATTAAGGAGGCAAAAAAGAAAGGGTCAAAAAAAGAAGAAAAATCAGAACTCCTATTCATACCTTTTAATAAAATTTTAAAAGCACAGGTGCATATAGGATAA